In Humulus lupulus chromosome 7, drHumLupu1.1, whole genome shotgun sequence, the following are encoded in one genomic region:
- the LOC133792268 gene encoding uncharacterized protein LOC133792268, with amino-acid sequence MSKSAHEAYELLEEMVMNNYQWPTERGQPKKVAGMMELDAISMLTAQVTALTKQLQKTTLPSQAMQVQNLCEVCGTNHQPNQCLAIDMNNMPMEEVQAIGNYPRQPNNPNSMTYTPAWKNHPNFSWSNNQNTLQPYPPPQPQYQPTQNRPPYPQQYAHQNTPPGHYQPQNRPQQIPMKPVETQSDVLNQFMTETRASIRRPKKNQSEEEEGQKGNTQRKEENKFNDEKVTEDLKKEEETSPVSIEHHVRIPYPQRLRKKNLDKQFAKFLEVFKKLHINIPFAEALEQMPSYVKFMKDILSNKRKMGDYETVALTEECSAILQRKLPQKLGDPGSFTIPSWESSGILHNPAYHLLTFFCHHWPTYYRHAFSSAYYCCYAEDAVAIEAVSEAAVESVVVVVVAALPLVVIARKFLR; translated from the exons ATGAGTAAGAGTGCTCATGAGGCATATGAGCTATTAGAGGAGATGGTGATGAATAATTACCAatggccaactgaaaggggacaaccaaagaaggtggctggaatgATGGAATTGGATGCTATATCCATGCTTACAGCTCAAGTAACGGCCTTGACAAAGCAACtacaaaagactacactcccatctcaagctatgcaagttcaaaacCTTTGTGAAGTGTGTGGTACAAACCATCAACCAAACCAATGCCTTGCTATAGatatgaataacatgcccatggaagaagtacAAGCTATAGGGAATTATCCGAGACAACCCAATAATCCAAATTCCATGACCTATACCCCAGCTTGGAAgaatcatcctaatttttcttgGTCTAACAATCAAAATACTTTACAACCTTATCCTCCACCTCAGCCACAATATCAACCTACCCAAAATAGGCCACCATATCCACAGCAATATGCACACCAAAACACTCCACCTGGCcattatcaaccacaaaatagaccacaACAAATTCCAATGAAACCAGTTGAAACCCAATCTGATGTACTTAACCAATTCATGACTGAAACCAGGGCATCCATAagaa GGCCAAAGAAGAATcagtcagaagaagaagaaggtcagAAGGGAAATACACAACGTAAAGAAGAAAATAAGTTTAATGATgaaaaggttactgaagaccttaagAAAGAAGAGGAGACTTCACCTGTGAGTATTGAGCACCATGTTAgaattccatatccacaaagACTTCGTAAGAAAAATTTAGATAAacagtttgcaaagtttttagaggtgttcaagaagctacatatAAATATACCGTTCGCAGAAGCATTAGAGCAGATGCCTAGCTATGTAAAGTTTATGAAGGATATTCTCTCTAATAAGAGAAAGATGGGTGACTATGAAACAGTGGCGTTAACGGAAGAATGTAGTGCGATTTTGCAAAggaaacttcctcaaaagttaggagatcctgggagttttaCTATTCCATCCTGGGAGTCATCAG gtattctacataacccggcctatcaCTTGCTCACATTCTTTTGTCACCATTGGCCTACTTACTATCGGCATGCTTTCTCTTCTGcctattattgttgctatgctgagGATGCGGTTGCGATTGAGGCCGTGTCTGAGGCTGCAGTTgagtctgttgtcgttgttgtagtagcagctcttccacttgttgtcataGCCAGAAAATTTCTGCGGTGA